CCGACCTCCTTCACCAAAGGTAACGAAAACCTCAAAGTCCATCAAATACAACTGCGGTTCTGCTGTGTAACTAAGACGTTTCTACTCTGTAGGATGTTTTCACTGTGACCTGAACTTGCTCTAAACAGCTAATGAGGAAATCGGCAAAACTGAAATGGCCATTGCTTCTTTTATGATATGTTCCGGTGTGATACCTTCTCATCTCCCTGAGCCGTGCGATCCCCTCTCAATCTGTCTGACTCATCCGGTTTGTGGGTTTTACAGACCTCAAAGATTGAGCCGCCGCAGAAGTTGTGTTTGGAAACCAGCCCCCTGGAGTGGAGCGTCACTGATGTGGTTCGCTTCATCAGGACCACTGACTGTGCACCACTTGCGCGGATATTCTTGGATCAGGTAAGAAATGCTCACAACTTCAATGGCCACTCAGAACGAGAGCTCCGTCCATTCTACTGCAATGAGGGGCATCACGCACTTGTATTGTGTTCCTGGTCACAAACAGAAAACCGATGTGAATGATTGTTTTCCTAGGAGATTGACGGACAggcactgctgctgctgaacctCCCGACAGTACAGGAGTGCATGGACCTGAAGCTCGGACCGGCCATCAAGCTGTGCCACCACATTGAGAGGGTCAAGCTGGCTTTTTATCAGCAGTTTGCAACGTAGCTGGCGTGGAATGAACGCGGACGTGACTACACACTGTTCTCTTTATTCATTCTGTGAAAAACACTGTAGTAATTCTTACTTTTCCAACACTGGACATCCTTAAGAAACCTGAGTGTACAACATTGTGTTGTGAAAGCATGGGCAGAAGGTGGAAAAAGTGACTCCTAGTGAtcactgaaaaaaagaacaaagaagagCTACAAAAGATCAAGTCTCTCAATGAGAAAGACACTCGGTTTGGCCTGAAAGACAGAAGAACCGGAGACATTTTGATATCATAAATAAGTGTAAAAGCCTTTTACCAACTCCAgcacattttacaaaaaaagaaaagcacaaaaaagcaaGCCATCATTAAGGACGGTTCAACGTCTTCGGTTATTTCCCAATGACGGCTTCTTAATGTATTTTGTCTTCAGAGTGTCTTGgattctcctttttattttttttgtttatgtggACAAATGAGTGCCAACGCTACAACATTCTTTCCATTGTGGCCCTTCGCGGTTGCCTTTTCTCCTTTAAAGGGAATATCACAGCTTTTACTTGTTATACTAGTAAGCCTAATATATTTGGTGTCTATTCAATTGCTAATGTCTGCTGGAGTCAGAAATGAGGTGGTCCGCCTTGTGATCTGGTGTATTTTACACTGAAGTCTAATTTCAGTTGCTTAACATGTCTGGTGCGGATGAGACCGTTTGCACAGTTACATTGAAACACTTGTTTTTCACGGAATCAATTTAACTGAAAAAACTCCTAGGTGAATCCTAGAGCTTTATGTCTTACGCTTTCTAGTTTTGAAAAGAGACTTGCTTGTATCACTATTGCTATTCCATTGATTGTTTGTCCATTAATTAAGCAATCAAAACTGTTTGCACATTGAAAGTTCTAGAATTGCATCGAATAGTTTTCTTTGAAAGCCAGAGGAAATATTCCACTAGATATGTACATAGCAGTTTTGGAATAAGTCATAGTGTCCCAGTGCAAGGTTAGGAAGGTTATTTTAGTTTGAACATCAGGCACGTAAACTGTAAGAACGCCCTTTGATAAAAAGGGGGGCCTTCCTTGCGAGAGATCAAGTTGCTTTATTGTTCAAGCTTCTACAGTATGTAAGAGCAGTTTACATAGTAAGGACTCAGATACAAGCACAAACAAAACCATGTACTGTATGGTGGTATGCAAATATGTGCATGTTTATATATAGTGTAAATAGAATATCCTTTAGAGCAACAGggtaattaaaaagaaaaacttgaGCAATTAACTGCATAAGCAATGTGCAAATCCCTTAAAATAGGCTACAATATATTTGCACAGAATTGACAGAACTTTCTCAAATGTGGTGTATTAGAAAAACTAATCTGGCAGCAGTTGATTTGAGCCATTTAATTAACAATTACCTTAATTATAAATGTGCAGTTTTAAGCAAGACTATGTTTTAACTGCTTCTGTAAATCAGTTATTTCATCAGTTCTTGTAATGTGATTTACTGtaatgtgtttcatttttcGTGAGGgcaacaaaacttttttttacttggaGCAGCTTTTTAGTTCATATTTGAAAAATGATCGCGGTGATTTAAAAAGACTGCCATTAAAACTGTGAACAATGAATTGTAGCAGGCTTCCCATAttggtattttgttttattaacatCTGCAGCACAGTGTGACTAAACTACCGACTCAAAAACAAGACGGAGGGACTGTTGCATACAAAACGATTAACGTTTATACACATAACGGCAGTATGAGGGGGAAACGTCCGCTCATATACCAAGAGGGTGGCAGTTCTTTCCTACATATTCCAGCATGCATTTCGTGCTTACGCAGGTCACGTGCTCCAACGTCTGTCAACATGAGTGGGTGACTGCTGTTCAGGGATGTGCGCGAGTGACCagcaattattcatttttaaatatatttagagAAGTTACTTTTTGCCAACGCTGAAGTTACAATGAACCGCTGCAACCGCAGTTTGTATCGCCGGAAACAGAAGATATTTTCACTAGCCTTGCGCTAGCTTACTGGAACTCAGCGTTTAGCTTggcgctagctagctaacgttaggcGAGCAGCGATAGCACCAGCCGATGGAGCGCCTCGTTTCACTTTCAACGTTGCTTTTCTGGCAAAATATCCCTTCTGGTTGACCTGCGTTTTAAATACGCGATAGCATCGTTTGGGCTCTATTTAAGTATCTACATGTCACGCTTGTGCGGTGTGTCTGGTACCAACGTTAGCTCGTATTTTCGAGGTCGAGCCAGCGAATGTCACCGGTGCACACGAGCTCCTACATTAGCATTTGGTTCTGAACGTTGCAGTGTGTAAACGAGTAGCTCACAGTTCTTGTAACTTCTAGTAACCTTTTGAGGCGACGGCTTCATTCATCGCCGAACAGTCCCCGCTGACGTGGATGTCTGAAGCAGGAGAATGAGTGTGCGCTCGACGGGGAGAAGATGCCACCATCTTTCGCCGAACGCCGTCCGGCTTAACGTATCAATTAGCTGACTGTCAACCGCTGGGGAGCATCGAGAAGCACACAAGAGTCCGTGACACGCGTTATCCAGCTCTTCTGTCCCATGGCTGCGGTTGGTGGACCCAGCATGCGGCCTCAGCTCGGAGACGGGGCGCCGGCGGGTCCAGCGTCCGTCGCCAACACGTCCGCGTCCCCGACTCCaggtccggagacccgcgggtGCGAGAATGGCGCCCTGATGGAATCGTTCGGGATCTTCCTGCAAGGACTTCTGGCCATGATGGCTTTCAGCATCCTGATGTGTGAGTATGTCCCGCCGGGCTGGGTGACACGCGGCCACTGACGTGACCCGGCGATTGTCCAATCGCGTCGATCGGTTAATCGAGTTGGATATTGATATCAGCTGTGAGGCCCAAACAAGGATACAAATCGACACActtcttgtgtgttttcaagTGAAATGCACGAGACGCCTTCTGTTTGTGAAATAGTTGGCTGTGGTTTTAATAAAAGCTGACTACCCTCTACAACTCCATGCATCCATGTTTGAACTTCTCTTCTACACAGGTTCAATCAGCTTGTAAGAAATAGTCATGAAGGACTAAAAAGTCATCTTCTAGCATTGAAGATGTGCGTTGCAGCTCCCTCGGATGTGCGCCTGCAGTTCCAGTTCACTAGGGGGGTTTCTGATTTGCAGTCGGTCACACACTGGACCATAAATTGGGTCGACTTCTCGCACAGCACCAACAGCTGTGTGACCTCATGAGGGCAGCCTCAGTTCTGTGTCCCAGCAGCTTCAAAGCCATGAGGAATGTTTAGCATTTGGAACCTTTTTCGTTCCCTCGAGGCCACGTACCCTCTGAGCAGACGGAGAAGGCCTCTGGTTTTCCCGTCATGTCACACCCAGCTGCACACAGGGCGGGTTTCAGTCTGAAGTCATACTTGTGCTCAAAGCAGAAACTGAGGTAATCGCTCGCAGTATTGCTGGCCTGTCAAGTCAATTGAGGAAAATGATTGCGCATCAAGGCAGTATTTACAGCGAGATTTGAGAGGGGATGTGGTTCTCCTTGTGAAGTAAGTGGCTTGTGAAGTAGTGGCCCAGCTCAGGTGTCCCAGCATTGAACAACGATCTTCTAATGATAATGTGTCTGATGTTAGAAAGCTTACCCGAGGATGTCACAGCATCGTAACGGTGGCCTCTCATTATGTAGCTTTGTTCGCAATAGCAGACAAACAAGCCATTATTGTGTTTCACCTACACTGGTGAGCCGTCAACCAATTTAAATGCAGGGATTAATTAAAGGGATGTCTTATGAAAAGCCCCAAATTTAGGTACACATTCATAACATTTAGTATTTGTAGAGTTAGTTACCCAAACATCCCAACAAGCAGCCCAATCGTCCTCATTTTAGAAATAGCAGCTTTCTTGATATGGTCAGATTATGATGTAACAATGAAATATTACTGGTCTGATCCTCCCTTTTTGCCATGTCTGAAGGAAATATATCTGTTTCTTGTAAACCTGTCAGTGAACTGAAATTATGGGCATAACATTAATAATTTCACAGCTACCGTGCAGCAGAGTAGGTCACGTGTTCTTATCGGGCCCGCTTGTCCTCTGGGACCATCAACATATTGCCATTAGCCTGAGTTCAGCCTGAGAGATTCAGTTCCACGTGGGGTTGAAGAAAATCACTTGATGTCACCCATGTGGTGTAATGGTTGAACTGTGCAAAGGGAATGCCAGTCCTCCTTTCCAACACATAAAACTGTCTGCTGAAGGTAACAGACGGCTTGCTTTAAAACCAACAAAATGCTCATTGGACCCATAACAGCTCGCCCGAGGGATTTAACTCggttaaatacaaacaaaagatATTCAGTTTGATTGGTTCTGTGTTTGAGTGATCTGTATTAAAATCCCATAAACCGTTGTGGTGCAATCTGTCCTCCGCAGTAAAACGCTTCAGGGAGCCAAAGCACGAGCGGAGACCCTGGAGGATCTGGTATGGCTCAGCCAACTTTAAATACTTTCTCTAGAAAGGCATCAATGAATCCCGCTGGAGGGCCTCTAAAGCATATCAACTGTCTCTGCAGGTTCCTGGACACCTCAAAACAGGCCATTGGGATGCTGTTCATCCACTTTGCTAATGTCTACCTGTCAGACCTTACAGAGGAGGATCCTTGCTCTCTGTGAGTCAATCCTGATTTACCAACTACGGAGCAAAGTGTTGTCCTGTAGGAAAGCTCCCACTACCACTTCAAATGACATTtactcctctgtctctctcagatACCTCATTAACTTCCTGTTGGATGCCTCTCTGGGCATGTTGCTCATCTACGCTGGGGTGAGAGCCGTCAGTGCGATTGTAGAGTGGAGGCAGTGGGACTCCCTGCGTTTCGGTGAATACGGTGAGGACCCTGCGTGTGTCACTGTCAAGTGGGAACTCTGGAACATTCCTGAAATGCCTGAGAAGCCCGATGGGGGGCAGTAGCTGTCTGACCTGCGTGATGCAGTGCTGCAGtgtcatttcttcttctgccacTTTGTGTGTGAAGCAGTAAACTCGGATCTGTGCTTCACAAACTGTACAGCTAGCTAAGCAAATTTCTTTTCACAGAAACTTGTCtttcctgtgtgtatgtgtgtgtgtgcaggcgagCCAGTGCAGTGCACAGCTTGGTTGGGCCAGTGTATCCTCTACATCCTCATCATGGTGTTTGAGAAAGTCCTAATCATGCTGGTCCTCCTCATCCCCGAGTGGAAGAaggtcagaaaaaaagaagttaaacCATTTTTTGAAAAAGACTTCGCTGTAATGTCATGATCTTTTTCTTGATGATCCAAAAGTGTTGCCGCACTctttttattatgttattattagctggattttgaccccATTAGTTGGTCAAAATGTAAACTCGCTGCATAGATTTCACGCAGTAAGCTGCTTTCCTGTGTGCACGCACCTTTCTTGAAGTGAAAGAAGTGTTTTTACATTGGATGCCACACGGCATATTCAAGACTGGTAAAGATCtgttccctgaccgggaattgaacccctGACAAAACATCAGAACGTCCAAACCACGTTTTGGAGAGCAGTATTGTTCCTGCGGTACTTACAACTTCCAGGTgcctcacactcacactgtCGACATTGGGGACCTGCAGGAATTTCACCTACTCTTCCTCACAGACAATGACAAGTTGGTCCCTTATTACGTTTTCAATCTGAAATcctaaataacaaaaacaacattacaACACAAGACTTGACATATCAGTCCAGAAAGCTTTGATTTAGCACAACGTTTTCAAGTAAACCCTCCATCATCTTTGTATCTTGTGTATCCTTAAGTCTGACTTTAATGTCTGACTGGGAATAAGCCCTCAACTCTGAGGGTGATTGTTTAGCCAAACCTCAAGGTATTTTCTTTGGACTCCCTGTTTTAATGGTAATGTAGTAGGAGCACAGTGggtcaatcttttttttgcagatgaaTAGTGAGGCGATTAAGTCATTTTCTAGGTTCAACACAAAAGTACC
The Gasterosteus aculeatus chromosome 17, fGasAcu3.hap1.1, whole genome shotgun sequence DNA segment above includes these coding regions:
- the stimate gene encoding store-operated calcium entry regulator STIMATE, which codes for MAAVGGPSMRPQLGDGAPAGPASVANTSASPTPGPETRGCENGALMESFGIFLQGLLAMMAFSILMLKRFREPKHERRPWRIWFLDTSKQAIGMLFIHFANVYLSDLTEEDPCSLYLINFLLDASLGMLLIYAGVRAVSAIVEWRQWDSLRFGEYGEPVQCTAWLGQCILYILIMVFEKVLIMLVLLIPEWKKLSLLNPIENPDLELAIVMLIVPFFINALMFWVVDNFLMKKHRTKAKLEEREEDSRGNSKVRYRRAQSHDDSESEILFSADDEMDESDEDDVRRLTGLKAVKKKKKLRMGIPV